One Nicotiana sylvestris chromosome 12, ASM39365v2, whole genome shotgun sequence genomic window carries:
- the LOC104215297 gene encoding uncharacterized protein produces MSTAQTMMSQLNNKVNERAASSASKVQNPTSSYKRLGRKSPFMRYGLPMISLTVLGSIGLSQLLQGSKDIAKVKDDQEWEIIETRKALSRAGPVNAYNPKKINLEEELKALQEKVDINDYEYKKIPKPKESA; encoded by the exons ATGTCAACTGCTCAGACCATGATGAGTCAGCTTAATAATAAAGTGAATGAGCGTGCAGCCTCCTCTGCTTCCAAGGTTCAGAACCCAACTTCATCATACAAAAGATTGGGAAGGAAATCGCCATTTATGAGATATGGACTTCCTATGATCTCACTAACGGTGCTTGGATCTATTGGTCTTAGCCAACTTCTGCAAGGCAG CAAGGATATAGCTAAAGTAAAGGACGATCAAGAGTGGGAAATCATCGAAACAAGAAAAGCTCTTTCCAGGGCTGGACCTGTCAATGCATATAACCCCAAAAAAATTAACTTGGAGGAAGAACTAAAG GCTTTGCAGGAGAAGGTGGATATTAATGATTATGAATATAAAAAAATCCCTAAGCCCAAGGAAAGCGCATAA